From a single Lates calcarifer isolate ASB-BC8 linkage group LG12, TLL_Latcal_v3, whole genome shotgun sequence genomic region:
- the LOC127143127 gene encoding prostacyclin synthase, whose amino-acid sequence MIWTIFLLVQAALLYFILTHRSRSKGEPPLDKGVIPWLGHALEFGKDAAKFLNRMKMKHGDIFTVHAAGRYVTVLLDPHSYDAVINDSDSLDFTRYAQVLMERIFNLRLPHHHQDKAKAMMKKYFMGMNLGTLNTTVGRHLQALLKAKMPKNQKDWKEDGLFDFSYSLLFKAGYLTLFGGEQNNNSSDPSSVYEEYKKFDGLLTKMARGMLKSEEKRTAQSVRQRLWELLTPAGLTGDSGSSPWLHGYRRLLQEEGADEDTQRKAVLMQLWATQGNVGPAAFWLLGFLLTNPEALTAVKREFSRISQMETSEMPLMDRTVNTPVFDSALEEALRLTAAPFITREVVQEKILHMADGQEYLLRKGDRVCLFPFISPQMDPEIYNEPQKYKYNRFLNEDGSAKKDFYKGGRRLKYYTMPWGAGTNGCVGKQFAIDTIRQFVYMVLTNYDLELCEPNAQLPEVNASRYGFGMLQPEGDLPVRYKPRNTH is encoded by the exons ATGATCTGGACCATTTTTCTACTCGTTCAAGCTGCTCTGCTTTATttcatcctcacacacagatcaaG ATCTAAGGGTGAGCCTCCTCTGGACAAAGGAGTGATCCCATGGTTAGGCCATGCACTTGAATTTGGAAAAGATGCTGCCAAGTTCTTGAATCGAATGAAGATGAAACATGGCGACATTTTCACA GTGCATGCTGCTGGACGTTATGTGACGGTGCTGCTGGATCCTCACTCGTACGATGCTGTCATCAACGACTCAGATTCCCTGGACTTTACGCGCTACGCACAGGTGCTCATGGAGAGGATCTTCAACCTGCGGCTCCCGCATCATCATCAGGACAAAGCAAAAGCCATGATGAAAAA GTACTTCATGGGAATGAATTTGGGCACCCTGAACACCACTGTGGGCCGACACCTGCAGGCCTTGCTGAAAGCCAAGATGCCTAAGAACcagaaagactggaaagagGACGGACTGTTCGACTTCTCTTACAGCTTACTGTTCAA GGCGGGGTACCTGACACTGTTTGGAGGtgaacagaacaacaacagctcaGATCCCTCGAGTGTCTACGAGGAGTACAAGAAGTTCGATGGGCTCTTAACCAAAATGGCAAGGGGAATGCTAAAGTCAG aggagaagaggacgGCCCAGAGCGTTCGGCAGAGGTTGTGGGAGCTTTTGACTCCAGCGGGTCTGACTGGGGACTCGGGGTCGAGCCCCTGGCTTCACGGCTACAGGCGGCTCTTACAAGAGGAGGGGGCCGATGAGGACACGCAGAGGAAGGCTGTTCTGATGCAACTCTGGGCCACACAG gGTAATGTTGGTCCTGCTGCATTTTGGCTGTTGGGCTTCTTGTTGACAAATCCTGAAGCCCTGACGGCAGTGAAGAGGGAATTCAGCCGAATCTCACAGATGGAGACCTCAGAGATGCCTCTCATGGACAGAACTGTGAACACGCCTGTGTTTG ACAGTGCTTTGGAAGAGGCACTGAGACTCACTGCTGCCCCCTTCATCACCAGAGAGGTGGTCCAGGAAAAGATCCTCCACATGGCTGATGGCCAAGAGTACCTGCTAAGAAAAGGAGACAGGGTGTGTTTGTTCCCCTTCATCAGCCCTCAGATGGATCCCGAGATTTACAACGAGCCACAG AAGTACAAGTACAACCGCTTCCTGAATGAAGATGGATCAGCGAAGAAAGATTTTTATAAAGGGGGAAGGCGGCTGAAATATTACACCATGCCGTGGGGCGCAGGGACCAATGGCTGTGTGGGAAAGCAGTTTGCCATCGATACCATCAGACA GTTTGTTTACATGGTGTTGACTAACTACGATTTGGAGCTGTGTGAGCCAAATGCTCAGCTGCCGGAGGTAAATGCCAGTCGTTATGGATTTGGGATGCTACAACCAGAGGGGGACTTGCCTGTCCGATATAAACCGAGGAATACACACTAG